The genomic segment TAAAGTGCATGCCGAAGGTAGTGCTAATTTAGAAATAAATGTATAGTAATTAAGATGGTGCAAATTAAGAAATATAGTAGTAAAAATGCTGCAGGGACCATAGCCGAAAAACCTTGGTGGTAATAGTGAAAATCAATATGAAAGGTAAAGAATTTCTATGAAATTATATATCAAATACATGGTTAGTCTTCGTTGCAAAATGATGGTAAAAGAAGAGTTGAAAAAGCTGGGGTTAAAATATATGGTTGTAGATCTTGGAATGGCTGAAATTAATGATGACATAACAATGGAGCAAAAGAAATTGCTCAAAAAAAACCTTCTCAAATCCGGACTGGAATTGTTGGATGACAAAAAAAGCATCTTGATAGAAAAAATAAAAAATGTAATAACTGAAATGATACATTATACAGATGAATTACCTAAAGAAAACGATTCTGATTATATCAGCAAAAAATTAGGCTATGATTATACCTATCTTGCTAATATATTTTCAGAAGTCAATGGTATTACTATACAGCATTTCATAATCGTCAACAAAATTGAAAGAGTAAAGGAATTGCTGTTATATGATGAATTAAATCTTACAGAAATTTCATATAAATTACACTATAGTAGTGTAGCCCATTTATCCAATCAGTTTAAAAAAATAACCGGTCTTTCACCTTCATTTTACAAAAAGTTGAAGAAAAAACGCAAAAACAATCTGGAAAACCTGTGATATATGTAAGATTTATACAAATACATGTAATGCTTTCAAATTTACATATTCCCATCTTTGTAATTTCGTTAATTTGATAAGTCCGCAATATTCTGCACGTAAAGGTCGGCAACCATTATTAAAAATGGTTTTGAAAAAAAAGTAAACGCAAGTTTATTCAATTAGAAACCAGTCGAATACCAAAGCCTTATTTATATTATTTTACAGTGTTTGATATGTCAATCTCACACAATGAATATATTCAATATTGGGTATATTAATTTAAATTGTAATACATGAAAGTAAAGGCGTTAGTATTTAGTGAAAACGAATTCGGGAAACTAGATGGAAAAGTAGCAAATGGACTAGCAAGACACTCTGAGAAATATGAAATAGTTGGTATTATTGATAGTACAAAAGCTGGACTTGATGCTGGAGAATATCTGGATGGAATAAAAAGTGGAATCCCAGTATATAAAAGTATGGAAGAGGCAGTTCAGAAACTGAATCTCATTCCAGACTATTTCATTTACGGGATTGCTCCTCTTGCCTCATTTTTAGACGAGAAGCAAAGACAAATTATTTTCAGTGCTATGAAAATGGGAATGAACATTGTAAATGGTTTGCCAGAATTCTTTACAGAAGATGACGAATTTGTACAAAAAGCAAAACAATTTGGAGTACGTATCCTCGACATCAGAAAAGCACCCTTGAGGAAATATTTACACAATTTTACAGGAAATATATACAATGTCAGATGCCCTGTGGTAACAGTAGCTGGGACAGATTGTGCGGTAGGGAAAAGAACGACTTCGGTTAAATTAGTTGATGGCTTGAAAAAGCTTGGGCTAAATGCCATTTTTATTGCAACTGGACAAACCGGAATACTTCAGGGAGCAAGATATGGAGTTGCAGTAGATGTTTTAAGCTCAGGCTTTGCAACAGGAGAAGTTGAGAATGCTGTTGTTAATGCTTATAAAACAGAGCATCCAGATATCATTGTAGTCGAAGGACAAGGAGCACTTAGTCATCCAGCATTTACATCATCCAGTGCTATTCATAGAGGAGCAATGCCAAATGCTGTTATCATACAACATCCACCCAAAAGAATAAATCATTGTGATTATCCAAATATACCAATGCCTTCATTAAAAAGTGAAATTGAATTAATTGAGGTTTTCTCCAGAGCAAAGGTGATTGGTATTACAATTAACCACGAAGATATGACAGATGATGAGGTGAAAAATAAGATTTTTGAGTATGAATATAAATATGAGTTGCCAGCAACGGATGTTTTAAAGTTTGGATGTGAAAAAATCATTGACAAATTATTCGAAACATTTCCTGAACTACTGAAGGTTGAGAATCTGATATGGCAACCCCA from the Bacteroidota bacterium genome contains:
- a CDS encoding helix-turn-helix transcriptional regulator, whose product is MVSLRCKMMVKEELKKLGLKYMVVDLGMAEINDDITMEQKKLLKKNLLKSGLELLDDKKSILIEKIKNVITEMIHYTDELPKENDSDYISKKLGYDYTYLANIFSEVNGITIQHFIIVNKIERVKELLLYDELNLTEISYKLHYSSVAHLSNQFKKITGLSPSFYKKLKKKRKNNLENL
- a CDS encoding DUF1611 domain-containing protein, translating into MKVKALVFSENEFGKLDGKVANGLARHSEKYEIVGIIDSTKAGLDAGEYLDGIKSGIPVYKSMEEAVQKLNLIPDYFIYGIAPLASFLDEKQRQIIFSAMKMGMNIVNGLPEFFTEDDEFVQKAKQFGVRILDIRKAPLRKYLHNFTGNIYNVRCPVVTVAGTDCAVGKRTTSVKLVDGLKKLGLNAIFIATGQTGILQGARYGVAVDVLSSGFATGEVENAVVNAYKTEHPDIIVVEGQGALSHPAFTSSSAIHRGAMPNAVIIQHPPKRINHCDYPNIPMPSLKSEIELIEVFSRAKVIGITINHEDMTDDEVKNKIFEYEYKYELPATDVLKFGCEKIIDKLFETFPELLKVENLIWQPQD